The region ACAATATTATTGTATAAAAGACTAATAACTACAGTGAAAAATAAgccaaatgtttgttttttaaaatcttatttttgttattttttcatATATTATACGAGGAAAATCAGCTGGGAATACAGAAAAGTCTAACATAGGAgcaaagagacagacagcagaacATTCTAAAATTACGGGGGAAATGAGAGAGCAGGCAGTGACATACATTTTAACCTCAGAGTCTgccagtaacatgaatacaagcTCATGAATACTGAAATGATGAACAAGGCCACATACAGTCAGAGAAAACACAACAATACGTTTCCAAATTTATCACAAAAAGAAAATGATtgtaaacccccccaaaaaatgtataaacTCCTTGGAGTAGTTCTCAATGGCATCCTTCGTTCTGTGACTTTATTTTCAAAGAATAGGCTACTTGTCTCTGGATGTGGCAGCCTTGTTTTAAAGGTGGATAATAATGGAAGACAGTATACAAGGAAACAAATGGAATAAAAACCAGGAGTTAAGACCAAAATACTTGTTTTAAAGAAAGTAAAGCATGCGCACAGATAAAAATGTAAGTGGTGACCATTGTTCTTCATcctgaaacattaaaaaaaatctgctcAAAACTGCGTTTGTTCATCATTGTACTATACCTATCTGAAGGACCAGCTGTTTGTGTGGTTTAACAGCATGTGAACTCTTAAAGCTCCCCCTTCCCATCCCTTCACCAGTAACTTCACTGCTTGGATCAAAACAAAGCCATTCTAAATAACTTAGAACTCCTCTCTGCTATTTCACGCTTGACATCATATGCTTTACTATGAAGCCTAGAGAAATGATTTGTATACAATTACAAATAAACATATAACTTTTGATTACTttgaataatgtttttttttacttttttttctttAGTTATTTTTAACAGAAAAAAAGTTATGTGAAAATTTCATTCGGGCCAGGTGATATTGTGGTCGTCGTTTTGATTCTACTTTTTCACTAAGCAATCTTTGATAAGACAGTGCTAGGCTATTACAAAGAGCATGATCACGGCTGTTCAACTAACCAGAGACCATACTGTAATAATAGAAAACAAACTGCAATATCAGAAATatgtcattgtttacatttaacactatatgGCAAAGGAATGAAAAGGCAGTGAAGTCCCTTTTCCTTTAGTTAAGACACTAAGAAATATGCAGGGAATGCTAAGGTTTGTAAATGGTTTGCTTTTTGTATTTGAACTGCTCACTCCTGATAATAAACACCTTATAAGTCTTTAGTTTACCTTTCAGGAAAACTAGAGTTTGCCATTCTTCGGTCACCTGTGACACAGAGTTTATAGTGTATGTGTGGAACACTATTTAGCTGGGCTCATACCCACCACTCATGTCTAATCCTCTTCCTCTAATTATGTCAGTAACATGAAGACTGAGCTATACCAAACGGACACATGAGCAGGTCGTTTTGGTTTAAACATGCTGTTCATTGCGACATGAATAAAATATATGTTCTTTTTCTAAATGGGATGCTTAAGTCTTTTAGTACTCAATATCGCCAAATGATTTTTAGTTGGGCTCTAAAGATCACTTTAAATTGCCGAATATATTAATTTGTATCTTTCTCAGGAGTCTGAGTATCTTAATCTTAGCTCAGGCTAGCCCGAGACTGGCTAGGGAGAAGGGCTGGGCCATACTAGTGACACTGGCAAACTGTAGATCAACTGAAAAGCCACAGGCTTCTTAAAGCATATTCATAATTTTCCCTTTAGACATGGACTTTACAGCTCAGTAACATAATAAAtagaaaaaataatacaaaacaaataaacataaTTGCTGTTACAATGCATTCGTCAATTCAGTTTAGGCACAAGGCAAACTTCCACatgggagggtggaggagatCGCGACAGTCTCTGATTGTTCAGATGCGACACGCTGCTTGCAGACAGTGATATGTGCTGAAGTTCTCTCGTTGGCAGAAATATGTTGGATGTCATCACAGGGACCTGGACACTGGGCTTTTCTTCAATCTAAGGATTGCGTTAGTCTGGGGTTTAGCTTCAAGTGGTCTGTCGCCTCCAATTTGTGTCACAAACTGTGAGTCCTGTCTGCCATTGGGAAGCAAGGGCACCATCTCTATCTTACAGAATTGATCTGGATCATTTTGATCTGAAGGGGCAAAAACAGGAATAACTCAGTCACTTTATGAAACAGCATATTTTGTAAGTAATGTAGTATCTCATCACAGCTATTACTgacagagtgagagtgtgtggatGGTGCTCCATGGAGATGTACTACTGTACCTGTGTGCTCCTCAGAGTCGGCCCATGGGATTGGATGTGTCGGTGAGGCCGGGGTGGACCCCATGGTGGGCTTGCTGGTCCCCAGAGATCCCATGGCCAGAcaccttctcctcttccctcctcttaaGGCAGGCTGCTTTGGGGTTCAGATTCCGCTCTGCGTGTATAGAAACAGATTAACGTCTGTCATTACTCTTCATAAGCGGTGTTATAACTCTTCATAAGAGGTGTTATAACTCTTGTGTGTTACATGTGCGAGTGTAGGAATGCTGACCTCTGACTTGTTGCTCCAGGCTCAGTATGACTGCCACGGCCTGGTGCAGGATGAGCAGCTTGGTCTGGGGCTTCTCGCTCTTCAGGTGCAGCTGAACCATGCGGCCCAGCTCCTTGAAAGCCTCGTTGATGTCTCGCACCCTCAGACGTTCGCGGGCGTTGTTGGCCATCCTCCTCTCGCGCTCCCGCTCAGCCTTCTGCTCTGGGTTCAGGTTGTCATCATCCTCATTGATGCtgctacagagggagagaggcccaGAGGCGCAACAGTAAGACTGAGGCTGATTGTTTTTGGCTATTCACATGATTGGACTCCAGGGAGATTTAGGAACATTCTAAAATTGAATGTTTTAGACAGAAGGTCAGAAAGATTCATGTTTGTGGTTATTAGGTTAATTTACCTTGTCCGTGTGCCTCCTCTGGGAGTCTTGATGTCTCTCTTGTCGCTTTCGTCTCCAGAGCCGAGGTCGTCGGAGGAGTGGCCATCATGCATGTCGTCTCTGTCCTGGTTCTCTACCTTCAGCTCCAGGGCTGCAGCCACCTGACCAGCCAGACCTGCAGCCAGACCTGCAACACGCAGACATAAATGTAGAGAGTCAGTTCAAATGGAATCTCCGATCATTTACAGCCAACAGACATTTCACATGTAGTTATTTTCGGTGTGTAGTGCAGACATGGGATGGTCATGGGTGAAGTTGGGAGTGTGTCATGTCATACCTCTGAAGGTTTCCACTTGGTGGTTGAGTTCAGCGGTGGACATGCTGGACATGTTGGACATGGAGCCCACGCTGGGCGGCCCTCCGTGACTGTTGATCAAACTGCCAGCCTCATCCCGGTGAGAACCACcctgtcagaacacagagagagagagagagagagagagagagagagaacatgttcaGCTGTAGGGAAGGGCTCTGGTCTGAATGAGCCTGGAAAGGAAGGAACGATGTCTATTCAACCAGAGTGAATGCTTTTATGACTCAGATATCTCACACttgaaaagcagagagagatagaaagagaactTTGTTGTTCAACTTCACTTTAGACTGACCTTCACAAATGGAAtgctgttgctgtctgttcaaaAAAGAAATAACAACCTCCCAGAGCCTGGCTCAGAGCTTTGAGGGAGATTTTGTAGTCTACAAGCCGATGATGAGAACCTTGGTGGAAAACTGTCCATTGAAAACACTTGTAAAAACGCATGTTTGGCTTGGATTTCACAACAGGTTTTTCTAAACACTTGTCATGACAAATTGAACACAATGGCTGATCTTTCTGGTGAGCTAAACAATCATATTTCCTCATATTAAAAGCAGGATCTACAGGTGGAGCTGCAGTACAGGAGTCCGTTTCTGAGAACTAATGATGGTTCCCAAGTCCCTCAGTTCTGACACTGGGGGGTGCTTTGGTGCTGTACTTCAGTGCTTTGGTGCTGTACTTCACCATAACAAAATGCAGAATTCATATTCAGGATAAGGGAAACACAAACATTCATTTGTATTGCTGTATAATCTCTTCATAATAACGAATGCAGTGATGTGATGGTAAacctatccccttctctcttttctttctgatTGCTTTTCTCTCTTGGGTTAGCCACGGTCATTATGTTCTGAGggttcttcttcctcttctagATATATCTATCTCTGATCTATTTGGAAGCAATATAAGGCAAAACCCACTCCAAAGACAGACCATTTCCTTATTTTCCCTCCATATTGCTTGTGAAACAGGTTCCTCCCACCATGCTGCATCACCATCGCTGTGCTCGCTGGAGTTTACCACATGTTCCCCACTCAGCTATCTGGTTCTCTTCTGGGAactaggggaggaggagaggaaaccagTACGGGGGCGGGGGGGGGTGTATCTTCCATTTTTCTTATGGAATGTGATCCCAAGTCACTGTTGGCCTCTGTTAacccactgccccccccccccccccccctcctcactaCGCTAATCTCTGCAGCGCTCTCAACAGGTGTCCAAACAAGTCTTtgtctggaggaggaggaggaggaggaggggcgcGGGGGTGCTGGCGAGGGAAGAACGCTGCCATTTTCCTTGCTGGGTCTGATTACCATACAGCTGAGGACCTCTATTTGGGTGGAGACTGGCCTCAGGCGCGCGCTTCCTACCATTCAGATTTGTTGAGTTGGTTAAAAAGAGGCAGTGAACGAGTGAAAAAGGCTGTCCTGAGTAAACGGCTGGGGCTGTGCCATGCTGAGGTGGCTGAGCTCTGTCTGAGCAGCAGTCTGAGgggaccctctctctctaccacagagGAAGCTCTGTGTTCATGCAGACACAGCCAGTCCTCTTTTAGTCTCACAGCTCACCAACATCATCACTATAGTCCCTTAACACTCTGTAACGAGCACACCAAACTGAACTGCACCATGGGAGAACCACTAAAAAAATCATTTTTAGTCACAGTCCAGTAAATACTATCGTGAGAGTTCCAAGGACCACAACACCAATATCAAAATGGCCATGACTGAAAACACATGGTGCGCTGGGATATTTTCTTCCTTCTACAGAGAGTAACAAACCAGAAATACTAGTCCCTGTATTTAAATTATTCTGGGCAAAAGGGACACCGGCTGCAAGCTTGCATGCTGCGAAGGCTGTAAAAGGCTGTAAACTTGTCTGTAAAATGGCACTGGTTTTAGTTTTGGCAGTATAGATACAGGAGCACCAACTCCAATAAATGGATATGATTGTTACCACAGGTCAGGGATCAAATGCCTCCCAATGTTCTTGTGGGTTTGTTGGCCCGATTACCATGTGAGTAATGCAAGGACTAGTCTTCACAGATGCTACTCCACAGCAAGAATGTTTACTAATCAGCCAGTGGTAGGGGGACAGGTTCCTGTGAGGGACTGAGGCTGAGGTCTGGACAGTAAATGTTGAGGTAAGGAAATGCTGAGCATGTTTCAGTCGTCGGCATCCTTCCCTCCTCCATCACATCCCCTGAATGCCTCCATCCATTTTCTTAGAAAAGGGAGTTTAATCCAAGAGGATCTTAATCCAACCCTCCACCCACGTACGCCAGGACTGATTCAGAAAATTCAGGAAAAATATGGCCTAAATTATTTCCCATCACCTAGGGATTAGTGTAGAACTGTCTCCCTCTGTTGAAACTTCCACTACAGATGTGCTCAAATCCCTCTCCTCTCCGATATGAAATAGTTCAGATGGAGGATGGGCAAACACATTATGCTCTGCACCGAGACCTGCATCCCCTCGTTCCCCAGGAGCAGCCTCATAGGAGTGCAACTGACAAACACTTTCCAGACCAAAGCAGAACTTCACTCCGTTTTGCCTGGTTTTCTCATTCAACCCTGTATACGAGGTCTTTCTTAAGGAGAGTTCAGGCCAACCATTACACATATGGAAAGTATGTGAGTTTAAATTCAACTGCTCTCTGTGGAAAAAGGCAGCGTTTTTGCACATGGCTGTGGACTCATTCTGAACAGGTGGCCAAGGCTTGTTTATTAGCCTATTTGGAGAAACGCAACGCAAAAGCACATATGCCTCTCCTCAGTCGAAAAAACAGACTTTCTTTTAAGTATTCAAAGTCAATTCTTAAGTTGcaaaaaacatgaaacataatatcCTTAACATCTAAAACACTCAAGATATTTTTCTTCTGCAAAGTTAATTCATACCATTGCTGCTGTCCGACTAGCAACCAATCCGGCGGCAGGGAAGTTTGCTCCGAGGGTTGCAATTGGCCCATTCTGTCCCAGCAGGCTGTGTATGTCACTGGGCAGACTGGTGGTGGAGCCCACAGCATGGTTCCGCAGGACGAGGATGGCATCATCCAGTCTGTCCAGGCGATCCTCCATCCGAGACTGGCAGGaccgagagagaagaggggaggggagagaagaacaggagagaggacagagcagTTTACTATAAGCACATTAGGACAAAAAAATGGAGGACATTGTGATTTTATGGCATGATCTTGGAGTGAAAAAACACCACAGGGATAATAAAAGCATAAAAGAAAAACACTCAAAAACAGATGAAGATAAGTCATTTCAACCTGAGGAGGGGCACAAGGGATGCATGTGTTCATAACAGACAAACATCCTCATTTGTATCTATAGAAACTGATAAACGGGCTGGCACACCACTCATTTGGAGCACCATGACTATTCATTTGGTATTAAAGCATCTTATGCTCCTAAGCTGATTACTGCAAGCTGAAATGTCAGTATATAAATAATAAACAACAATAAAAAGCATGGCAACAAAACATTTGAAACTCCAATTAAATGGAACGGAACGGTGGCCAAGCTggtgaaagaaagaaaaacaactAAGGATGTGAAAAGGTGTCAAACACTGATGGGTAAAGTCTCCATCTAAAGGACAGGAGTACCTCGCATACATCCTTTAAGAATGACATGGCATCCTGGAGATGCTCATGAAGCTGCTGATGGACTCGAGTTTTCTGCCAAAATCAGATAGAACAGGAAAGCATGTGAGCACAAATAAACAGTAGTGGAAGAGCCAGAGATAGTATAGACTGAGATAGAAGAACAGAGATAGTGTCGACTGAGATAGAAGGGCGGAGATAGTGTAGACAGATAGGACGGAGATTGTGTAGACTGAGATAGAAGGACAGAGATAGTATAGACCAGTGGCTCCCAAACTTTTGGGGAACTCTATCCGGTTTTCAATGTCAGTCATTGCGTACCTTAGAGAGTTTTTTATAACTTGTcaaaaatgtccagatcaactagcccatgtcagatAACGTTCTTTAGCTAGTTTTTTTTAGCCCATGTTCAAGTCACTCATATCACacgaatacacattagacatggtaaaatgtatagaattgcaagacaatttgctttaaaactgcaaaatgttctctgcACCCCATTAGAAAATGTgatgaattgcaggaaataacaTTTTGTAGGTTTAAAACGTATTTCCACCAACAAGAGGGTGTGAACAGTGCTTTTGCACATGGAAATAGACATGGCACGCACGCTCGCACGCAGGGGGGGTGCgcaggatgttccccaatgctggagtttgggaacccctggtgTACACTGAGATAAAAGGACAGAGATAGTATAGACtgagatagaaagacagagaaaaaggagagtcagacagagacagacatatggTAACTAATCATTGTGTCAGGCAGCATCAAAACTGTGGTCCTGTGTAGATAATAACTCCTGACCCCTCGTCCTCTCCTCCCACCATGAGGTCCCATCCCTCCCACACATTCGCCGTTCACACCGATCATAGATTTGGTCGCTTCACAAAAATCCCATTGTAGGTGGCATTCAAATATAGGGGGTAAATATTTATCCCCACAGCCGATGGTGTGAATGTGTGATGTGGGCGTCAGGCGGCGTGGGGTGAAAACTGATCCCAAGTCGTGTTTCTGGTCCGCAGGCAACTAGACCTGGAATCCTGGAGCAGTGGTGGTTCAGTCAACGCAACAGCTGCCAGGTTCCCCAGCCCCCATAACACCagcccccccaaccccaccctgGCCCATGGAGTAGGGGACAGATGGCAGGAGACACGCCCCAAGGGACGGTTATTGTTCAGCAGCACCCTCCCCCCTAACGCTGACATTTGTCAGCCAAGAATCTTCATGTAATGCTACACTGCCCTACGTGAGAGAACCAATCTACTGTGTGCATTAAAAAGTGCTCAGGGTGTGGGGgaagggaagaggggggggggggggggggggggggagacttaCCAGTGAGTGCAGGGAGTTCTCATAGTTGGGGGAGGGGCTCTGTCCGGCAGCACCACGCGACCATTGGTTGgtacctgagagagacagagcgagagaaccACAGTTATCCACCTGACATGGCTGATTCAGACATCCCAACATGGCCAATGATTAGAGACCTGCATCCTGCTCCACTCTACAGGGGCTGACTGACACACAGCACATCCACATCCTGTCTGGTCTCTTGTTGTTATGCTGTGAGAGGTATTTTCAGCATTGGGGCTCAGCTGCATCATTTCCTGGTGACTGGGCTGCATCCTGCAACATGAGCCAGGTCCGTGGGTGGAAGGCCCCAACATACACCAGCACACTGGGACATGGCCTACATGTACATCCGCTCATTAATGAGCTAATAGCCCAGGGAACAAAGTGAACAGTGATAAGAGGCCCGGCTGGGACAGAGGCTGTCTTCCACTGACAGAGTGATTCTTCCACGTCAAAAGGACTCCCTTACTCCATCCAATGAGCCAGAAAGTTCCAGAAGGCTCTATCAAGGCTGCACTCGTGGGTGCTCCTCTTGTCCGCGGATCTAAGCCCGATGTAATTGGCTTCCAGGGGTCACGACACAAATATCCTCTGACCAATCACATGCCAAGCTGAGGTATAGTGTAACAGTCCAACAGCTCCGTGGCTTGCCAAAACACGCAGGCCAAGACAGACTCCGAGACTTGACCTGAATTAACTTTCCATTCTGAGATTCTAGAGACGGCAATAGTCCAAACAAATGGTGGAAACATCTAATTAAGGAATTCCATTCTGTCCCAGACTGGGTGATCTCTAGAGCACATTTGAATTGTACATTAAGCAGAGGGGATCACAATGTGTGGGAATGGTTATAATCAGTACATGAAATGTGCAATGGCACATACAAATCAACTCAATTTGATTAGTGTGAAACTAAAATAATCTGCGTATCAAATTGAGGTATCCAAtgcaacaaaatatatttttatttgtctcTTTATCTTAGCCAATGTTGTCTGAAATATTCCAACTAACAAGCAACAGTGCACCAGGAGGTAATGCATTACACCAAGCCTGTTGTGTGCACATGAGAACAGTTCAAGTCTCCTTAATCGATTGTGACAACGAGGAAACCTCCCAGGTTATTTATACTGGGCTGTGTTAGTGGGCCAGCCCCAGCTATGGGCCCTCACTATAGCGCCTGGTCTCCATTACTGTGGCAGAAGGTCAACACCCAGCCCACGTACTCTAGCATACTCTACAGATGGATACATTGTTTAGCTtacctctcattctctcatttaGGCTGTTTGTCAAAACCAACAGCAGGCCCCATtttctccctgttctcctctaAAATTGTATTTTAGTATTTGAGAGAGAAAGATCGGGAACTGGGAgatcgctagctaatgttagtttGTTTCTGACAAACACTAGGATTACATATCCACTTGACCCGGGGGACTGTTTCCATCGATTCATCGTCAGAAGTGTAAACTAAGCATTATTCGTCTTCTGAGAGAAAGCCTCTCCACACAAAGGTCCTGGAAAAGCCCGGCTTTAATTAAGAGGCTATTAAAAGTAACTTTGGAACAGGAAATGAGGGAGCCTCTCTGCTCAACCTCAGCGTTTCCCTGGCGTGAACCAAACAGGAAGTACTCATAACTAAGCCTCCCTGGGCCTCTGGTCCccatgtggaggagaggaggaggaggagaaagctAATTGAACACACCAGCCAGAGTTGAGTTGAGCAGCACCAGGGTGTATATCTGTTCCTGCCTGGTTAGGTTATGAAAGTAGCTAATCCTAATGAACAGATGGAGCAATTTGTGGTTAATCTGAACATCATGCCTAATCATGCCCCAACTGATCTCGAAGTAATGCCCCCTATTCTAATTAACAAACTAAAAAACAAATAAATGGATATTAAATCGCAAAACATGAAACAAGAAATTCATTTTCAATCATCCCAGTTGCCCTTTTAAGCTACAATACATTTCATTTTTATGGAGGCGTTCTATTAAACTAATGGCAACAGATTTGGAAATGGACTTTTGGGAAGGGTTTTGGACAAAAGCAGATGTTTATTCATATGGAAAGTCATGGATGTGGAGTATTTGTTTTGCATTTGTAAATTGAAAAGAAACTGTTGATTCACTGAGGATTATGATTGTAAAGAGAAACTCTGTTTCACATTGTAACAAAAGTTGGTGCCCTTGGTATCATGTTGTATCATTATTTGTATAACAAAACAATCCACACCCAAATAACCACTGTACCTGCTTCTCAATCTCCAGGTGACAGGAACTTCACTGATAAAATCTAAATGGTTGTTGGCATTCTATCCCTGTCCTCCCAAGTAGGGCATGCTGCCCTGAGGCCTGGCTGGCTGAGGTGTAAAGAGGGTGCGTGAGGGGTTGGCATCCCTCTGTGTGAAGCCAATATAATCCTTCTCATCAGCTGAGTCACTGTCGCTCCTCGGGCAGAAAAATGAGGCCCTTTGCAGGCCGGTCGGTCCATGGGGAGAACAGCTGTCCACAGACCAGAGCAACAGCTGAGGACGAGGGGGGCATACGTGGAGACAGCTGTCgccactacatcaccacacacGGCACAACTGCCCACTAAAACAGCAcgctgggctttccctcactctctccctcccctctctctctctctcctctgccagtaTCTCTCAGAATTATTCAGATGTCCCCTCCACATTTCTCTGCTACTTATGGAAACTGATTATCTGAATTATCTGGTAGAATGAATGCagtgactgagaggagaggatgtcaAACTCTAAGATAGTCTCTTGGGCCCCTTCAGCAACTGAAGAGAGCTGACTCCTTATCACTATGTAGCTAGGGGTTGTCTGGGGTAAACTGCATCATCTGTCGCCATGAGGCAATGTCGTCAAAGTCAGAGACTCTGAAAACCATTGTGAGATAAACATCACTTGCAGTGTATGGAGGAAGCAGTGTGAACGCTCTGAGGAAGCAATAACCAACATCTCTCCATGGCATTGGTTTAGGCACTAGTTTAGGCTGGTATATTGCTATAGTGCAGTAGATCAGAGTGCAGACTGATGTTCTACCTGCCCTTCCAGAGGGGGCGCCGGTGGTCACCACTGTACCTGCTGAGGCGGCAGCACCTGCTGTGCCAGTCAGGGGCGACGGAGATCCTACAGGGGTGGAGGGGTTGGATGGAAAACTACTGCTGGTGTGGTCAGGT is a window of Oncorhynchus kisutch isolate 150728-3 linkage group LG3, Okis_V2, whole genome shotgun sequence DNA encoding:
- the LOC109887933 gene encoding transcription factor 12-like isoform X5, translating into MNPQQRIAAIGTDKELSDLLDFSAMFSPPVNSGKNRPTTLGSSQFSAPGMDERPSQASSSWAPGGQSSSPSYESSRGLADSPHYGDHMSGSRLVSHEGLSQTPFMNSSIMGKSAERAQFPPYGREPGVSGCQANLRPDIGLVSPGPVTTSGKTAPPFYPPFTGANPRRRPLPEPTPIDPLQTKKVRKVPPGLPSSVYAPSPNTEDFNRDSPSYSSPKPPSSMFATTFFDGSHNSSDPWNSSNGINQPSYGGMLGGSSSHMPQSGNYVNMHSHDRLNYPPHSVSPTDIHASLPPMSSFHRSNASTSPFVNPTHNPPINTTDGVMDAANRGNATGSQQTGDALGKALASIYSPDHTSSSFPSNPSTPVGSPSPLTGTAGAAASAGTVVTTGAPSGRAGTNQWSRGAAGQSPSPNYENSLHSLKTRVHQQLHEHLQDAMSFLKDVCESRMEDRLDRLDDAILVLRNHAVGSTTSLPSDIHSLLGQNGPIATLGANFPAAGLVASRTAAMGGSHRDEAGSLINSHGGPPSVGSMSNMSSMSTAELNHQVETFRGLAAGLAGQVAAALELKVENQDRDDMHDGHSSDDLGSGDESDKRDIKTPRGGTRTSSINEDDDNLNPEQKAERERERRMANNARERLRVRDINEAFKELGRMVQLHLKSEKPQTKLLILHQAVAVILSLEQQVRERNLNPKAACLKRREEEKVSGHGISGDQQAHHGVHPGLTDTSNPMGRL
- the LOC109887933 gene encoding transcription factor 12-like isoform X1, producing MNPQQRIAAIGTDKELSDLLDFSAMFSPPVNSGKNRPTTLGSSQFSAPGMDERPSQASSSWAPGGQSSSPSYESSRGLADSPHYGDHMSGSRLVSHEGLSQTPFMNSSIMGKSAERAQFPPYGREPGVSGCQANLRPDIGLVSPGPVTTSGKTAPPFYPPFTGANPRRRPLPEPTPIDPLQTKKVRKVPPGLPSSVYAPSPNTEDFNRDSPSYSSPKPPSSMFATTFFDGSHNSSDPWNSSNGINQPSYGGMLGGSSSHMPQSGNYVNMHSHDRLNYPPHSVSPTDIHASLPPMSSFHRSNASTSPFVNPTHNPPINTTDGVMDAANRGNATGSQQTGDALGKALASIYSPDHTSSSFPSNPSTPVGSPSPLTGTAGAAASAGTVVTTGAPSGRAGTNQWSRGAAGQSPSPNYENSLHSLSRMEDRLDRLDDAILVLRNHAVGSTTSLPSDIHSLLGQNGPIATLGANFPAAGLVASRTAAMGGSHRDEAGSLINSHGGPPSVGSMSNMSSMSTAELNHQVETFRGLAAGLAGQVAAALELKVENQDRDDMHDGHSSDDLGSGDESDKRDIKTPRGGTRTSSINEDDDNLNPEQKAERERERRMANNARERLRVRDINEAFKELGRMVQLHLKSEKPQTKLLILHQAVAVILSLEQQVRERNLNPKAACLKRREEEKVSGHGISGDQQAHHGVHPGLTDTSNPMGRL
- the LOC109887933 gene encoding transcription factor 12-like isoform X4 encodes the protein MYCAYPVPGMGSNSLMYYYNGKSVYAPSPNTEDFNRDSPSYSSPKPPSSMFATTFFDGSHNSSDPWNSSNGINQPSYGGMLGGSSSHMPQSGNYVNMHSHDRLNYPPHSVSPTDIHASLPPMSSFHRSNASTSPFVNPTHNPPINTTDGVMDAANRGNATGSQQTGDALGKALASIYSPDHTSSSFPSNPSTPVGSPSPLTGTAGAAASAGTNQWSRGAAGQSPSPNYENSLHSLSRMEDRLDRLDDAILVLRNHAVGSTTSLPSDIHSLLGQNGPIATLGANFPAAGLVASRTAAMGGSHRDEAGSLINSHGGPPSVGSMSNMSSMSTAELNHQVETFRGLAAGLAGQVAAALELKVENQDRDDMHDGHSSDDLGSGDESDKRDIKTPRGGTRTSSINEDDDNLNPEQKAERERERRMANNARERLRVRDINEAFKELGRMVQLHLKSEKPQTKLLILHQAVAVILSLEQQVRERNLNPKAACLKRREEEKVSGHGISGDQQAHHGVHPGLTDTSNPMGRL
- the LOC109887933 gene encoding transcription factor 12-like isoform X3, translating into MYCAYPVPGMGSNSLMYYYNGKSVYAPSPNTEDFNRDSPSYSSPKPPSSMFATTFFDGSHNSSDPWNSSNGINQPSYGGMLGGSSSHMPQSGNYVNMHSHDRLNYPPHSVSPTDIHASLPPMSSFHRSNASTSPFVNPTHNPPINTTDGVMDAANRGNATGSQQTGDALGKALASIYSPDHTSSSFPSNPSTPVGSPSPLTGTAGAAASAGTVVTTGAPSGRAGTNQWSRGAAGQSPSPNYENSLHSLSRMEDRLDRLDDAILVLRNHAVGSTTSLPSDIHSLLGQNGPIATLGANFPAAGLVASRTAAMGGSHRDEAGSLINSHGGPPSVGSMSNMSSMSTAELNHQVETFRGLAAGLAGQVAAALELKVENQDRDDMHDGHSSDDLGSGDESDKRDIKTPRGGTRTSSINEDDDNLNPEQKAERERERRMANNARERLRVRDINEAFKELGRMVQLHLKSEKPQTKLLILHQAVAVILSLEQQVRERNLNPKAACLKRREEEKVSGHGISGDQQAHHGVHPGLTDTSNPMGRL